One stretch of Garciella nitratireducens DSM 15102 DNA includes these proteins:
- the spoIIE gene encoding stage II sporulation protein E: MAYKMEALTPYERVYKKNGEKEQIHQTKPKFNIVLRDVLLLFVGFFLGRSMIMNEISPFGFAFFAYIVAREKKTWIAFSVLPGLIMVQSTFYVIKVVLTFSLMYVFIHKWEKKEAKNWKIAFVSSLSVFLVGMIFQYLGGNYLFDFFLLVFESMITYIFFFILDTSIPLLLGGVRRQVISNEELICGAILISLTLLGMNQFFILGYSIKNILGITTILIFSRYLGSAAGATIGIVVGIVSSFTDVVSPAIIGVYAFAGLLSGIFKDLGKIPVGLGFILGNACLTFYMNGSTKVFISIEEILLALILLIIMPPKIEERIASFQGVEAYRMQREKLYGERVREMTRNRLRDYSMVFEQIGKSFEQVTASSVLSSKNELDQVLDRVSAQVCDKCSFCSKCWGGDFYTTYQQIFLLLNNIEKSSKDQQMELERVFSKKCIHAKEMIQTLSYLFENYRLNEYWKSEVLECRNFVSQQLKGVSDIIEDLSEDIKKEITFQKHKEEEILIASDQHGIPIKDVMVIEDVRERNQVTVYGDPCDGKNYCYTDMETIISEVLGKKMTIEQHLCTGNGLDHQCKVSFIETIRYNTTTGVVRIAKNSEEISGDSYSSISLKDGKYMVALSDGMGSGTRAAKESRTTIDLLENFFEAGFHREIALKTINSILMLRSNEEMFSTIDLSIIDQYTGKTEFIKIGAVSTFIKRKDKIEVIGSHSLPIGILDEISLEVSTRQLEDGDFVIMVSDGLLDANPAVEDKEKWLMEKLRKIESKNPKKIADQLLEQVKEEIPYGFTDDTTILVTKIWKNKER, from the coding sequence ATGGCATATAAAATGGAAGCACTTACACCTTATGAAAGAGTTTATAAAAAAAATGGCGAGAAGGAGCAGATCCATCAAACAAAACCTAAATTTAATATTGTTCTTAGAGATGTTTTATTGCTATTTGTTGGATTTTTTCTAGGACGAAGTATGATTATGAATGAAATATCTCCTTTTGGTTTTGCATTTTTTGCTTATATTGTTGCTAGAGAGAAAAAAACTTGGATTGCTTTTTCAGTTTTGCCAGGTCTCATTATGGTACAAAGTACTTTTTATGTTATAAAAGTAGTCCTTACTTTTTCTCTTATGTATGTTTTCATTCATAAATGGGAGAAAAAAGAAGCAAAAAATTGGAAAATAGCTTTTGTTTCTAGTTTGAGTGTATTTTTGGTAGGGATGATATTTCAATATTTAGGAGGAAATTATTTATTTGATTTTTTCCTTTTAGTTTTTGAAAGCATGATTACTTATATTTTTTTCTTTATATTAGATACTTCCATTCCTTTATTGTTGGGAGGAGTTAGAAGGCAGGTTATTTCTAATGAGGAATTAATCTGTGGAGCTATTTTGATTTCTTTAACTTTGTTAGGGATGAATCAATTTTTTATTTTAGGATATTCTATAAAAAATATTTTAGGAATCACTACTATTTTAATTTTTTCTCGTTATCTTGGTTCAGCAGCTGGAGCAACAATAGGAATTGTAGTAGGAATAGTATCTAGCTTTACAGATGTTGTGTCTCCTGCTATTATTGGAGTATATGCTTTTGCAGGGTTGCTTTCTGGAATTTTTAAAGATTTAGGCAAAATACCTGTTGGCTTAGGATTTATATTAGGAAATGCTTGCTTAACTTTTTATATGAATGGGTCTACAAAAGTTTTTATTTCTATTGAAGAAATTTTACTTGCGCTCATTTTGTTAATTATTATGCCTCCTAAAATAGAAGAACGGATTGCTTCTTTTCAAGGAGTAGAGGCTTATAGAATGCAAAGAGAAAAATTATATGGAGAAAGAGTTCGAGAAATGACAAGGAATCGTTTAAGAGATTATTCTATGGTTTTTGAACAAATTGGAAAAAGTTTTGAACAGGTGACGGCAAGTAGCGTTCTTTCTTCTAAAAATGAATTAGATCAAGTATTGGATCGTGTTTCTGCACAAGTATGTGATAAGTGCTCGTTTTGTTCAAAATGTTGGGGAGGAGATTTTTATACTACTTATCAACAAATTTTTCTTCTTTTAAATAACATTGAAAAATCTAGCAAAGATCAACAAATGGAATTAGAAAGAGTATTTTCTAAAAAGTGTATTCATGCCAAAGAGATGATACAGACTCTTAGTTATTTATTTGAAAATTATAGATTAAATGAATACTGGAAAAGCGAGGTATTAGAATGTAGAAATTTTGTTTCTCAACAATTAAAAGGAGTTTCTGATATTATAGAGGATTTAAGCGAGGACATCAAAAAAGAAATTACTTTTCAAAAACACAAGGAAGAAGAGATTTTAATTGCTTCTGATCAACATGGGATTCCAATTAAGGATGTAATGGTTATAGAAGATGTAAGGGAAAGAAATCAAGTAACAGTATATGGGGATCCTTGTGATGGAAAAAATTATTGTTATACGGACATGGAAACTATTATTTCAGAAGTTCTTGGTAAAAAAATGACAATAGAACAACATCTTTGTACAGGAAATGGGTTGGATCATCAATGTAAAGTTTCTTTTATAGAGACCATTCGTTACAATACGACTACAGGGGTAGTACGGATTGCTAAGAATTCTGAAGAAATATCTGGAGATAGTTATAGTAGTATTTCTCTAAAAGATGGAAAATACATGGTTGCTTTAAGTGATGGAATGGGAAGTGGAACAAGAGCGGCAAAGGAAAGTAGAACAACCATAGATTTATTAGAAAATTTTTTCGAAGCAGGATTTCATCGTGAGATTGCTTTAAAGACCATTAATTCTATTTTGATGTTACGTTCTAATGAAGAAATGTTTTCTACAATAGATTTGTCTATTATAGATCAGTACACCGGGAAAACAGAATTTATAAAGATTGGTGCAGTTTCTACTTTTATTAAAAGGAAAGATAAAATAGAAGTTATTGGATCACACTCTTTACCTATAGGAATTTTAGACGAAATAAGTTTAGAAGTAAGCACAAGACAATTGGAAGATGGAGATTTTGTTATTATGGTCAGTGATGGACTATTAGATGCCAATCCAGCAGTAGAAGATAAGGAAAAGTGGCTGATGGAAAAACTAAGAAAAATAGAAAGTAAAAATCCTAAAAAAATAGCAGATCAACTTTTGGAGCAAGTAAAGGAAGAAATTCCATATGGATTTACCGATGATACTACTATTTTGGTCACAAAAATATGGAAAAATAAAGAAAGGTAA